The genomic stretch CGGAAATGACTGTCATGCAGGTGGCGGCCGGCGCGTTCGCCCTTCCATTCGATCATCGGCGGAATCAGGTTGTCCATGTCCTGCCGCTGCGGGGGCACGGCGAAACGCCAGGCGAGGTCCCCGCGCTTCATCTCCCGCACCGTGCCGCCGCGTGGCCCCAGCCGGGCCATCACCGCATCCATGGAGGGTGTGCGCGCGACCCAGCTCAGCAGGCGCGGCTCCGCCTCCAGCATCGTGCGCGTCGCGGGGTCATCGAGGTCGAAGAGGCGCGGATGCGCGGGCTCGGGCTGGTCGGGATCGGGGGCGATGATCTCGAGGTAGCAATCGGGCCCCAGGCCGAGCAGCAGGTTATGCGTGCCCGCCCCCTCATGCTTGCCGCCCGGCTGCGGCGCAACACCCAGCAGGCGCGTGATGAAGGCGGCACCCTCCTCCAGCGTGCGGGCGCCAAGAACGATGTGATCAATGTCAGCCATGTGTCAGCGTCCAATCAGATGGGGCGGGCAGTAAGGGGCGGGCGGGACAGGCCATGGGTCACCTGGCCTGGAACTGGGTGGCACCGAACATGTTCTCGCGTTCCTCCTCGGTCATGAAACCCGGCCGCTGTTGCGCGGCGAGGACCGCGACACCCCGCTGAACAGCGGGGCGGGCGGCGATGGCATCATGCCACCGTTGCACATGCGGGAAATGCGCGAGATCAATGTGGCGCCGTGCGGGGTCCCGCACCCAGGGAAAAGTCGCGATATCGGCGATGGTGTAATCGGCGCCCCCCAGATAGGCGCTTTCGGCCAGACGCTTGTCGAGCACGCGATGCAGGCGCTGCACCTCGCGGCCATATCGCGCGATGGCGGGTTCGATCTTCTGCGCCTCATACAGCGCGAAATGGCTGTACTGGCCGAACATCGGCCCGACGCCACCCATCTGGAACATCAGCCATTGCAGGCAGATGTGCCGCGCCGCACCCGAGGCGGGCAGCAGCGGACTGCCCGTCTTCTCGCAGAGATAGATCATGATGGCCGCACTCTCGAACAGCACGAGTGGGCTTCCATCCGGACCGTCCGGATCTTCGATCGCGGGGATGCGGTGATTGGGCGTGATGGCCAGGAATTCCGGCCGGAACTGCGCGCCCTGGCGGATATCCACCGGCACCACCTCGTAAGGCAGGCCGATCTCCTCCAGCAGGATATGCACCTTGTGCCCGTTGGGCGTGGGCCAGGTGTGCAGGCGAAGGGGGGCGGGCATGGGGCCTCCTCGGTTCCGAAGGGAACGATGGAGACAACGCAGGGCAACGTCCAGCGGCGGCATGCGCCACCGCTGGATCTCAACCATCAGCCGAAGGCGCGTTCCACCAGGGGGCCGGGCGGCGGGGCCACGGCCACCTCGCGGATGATCTTGCGGCGCACCGCCTGCTCGAAGCTCTCGAAGCCATCGGCCACCATCAGGAAGGCGCCAGGCCCGCCGATCACCCGCTCCCGGTAATATTCATCGAGCGGCTGCATGGCCCCCAGCCCCGGCGGGGGCGGCGTGCGGTCCAGCACGGCGAGGCCGTTCAGCACGATGCCCTGGTTCAGCGCATCCTCACGCGCCGCACCCACTTCCCGGCCCGAATTGTTGATGCCATCGCCCGAGATATCCACGACGCGGCGCGTGCCTTCAAAGCCCTGGCCAAAGAGGCGGGCCGCGAAATCCATGGCACCCGAGATGGAGGTGTAGAGATGCGTGCGCCTGGGGGCGGCATCGATCGCCTGGGCGAAGCGCTCGGCCGCCTGCGGGCCATCCAGCTTCATCCAGGGGATCAGATGCTCCTGGATATTCCAATCCGACCAGGTGAAGAGGGTGCAGGCGATGGAGCCGACCGGCCCGCGCGCCATGGCTTCGACCAGGCGCCGGTCCCGGAAGGCGGCGGCATAGCCGTTGAACTGCATCTCCTGCTCTTCATTATCCACCGAGCGGGAGACGTCCACAGCCAGAACCAGTTCCACATCCACGGGCTCGGTGGCGCGGGCGGCCTGGGTGCGGAACACCACCGGCGCGGCGAGTGCTGCGGTGATGAGATGACGACGAAGCATGCGAGCCCCCTTCAATGCGGTGGAGCCGTGCCAGTGATTCTTCCCGTGATGATTCCGATCTAAGCGAATTTGGTCAGAGCGCAAGACCTAAATTGTGCAGCGCAGCAAAAATGGCGATGTACGGCCAGGGAAGGCTGCGTCATTCCGCTTAAGAAACCCTGAAGCGTCAGCCCTTGAAGGCCGTGGCCGCGATTCGGGGGTCGGCATTCAGCCGGGCCGAAAGCGCGGTGAGGCGCGGGAAACGGCCCTCGATCAGGCCCGGCATCACGCGCGCCACGAAATCATGGCCGAAGAGCGCCGTCACATCGGCCTGGGTCAGGCGCCCGAGGCACAGGAAATCGCCGGTCAGCATCGCCTCCAGCGCGGCATAGCCGGCGGCCGCCTGCGCTTCGAGATTGGCCAGCCCCTCCGGCCAGGTCAGCCCCTCCGGCCGGCGCTGGCCTTCGTAATAGGCCGCGACGCTTTTCTCGGTCGCACCAAGGGCGAGCTGCACGGTGCGCAGCACCTGGCGGCGTTCCGCCCCCGCCCGCGGCGTCAGGGCCGCCGCACCCGCCACCTCGTCCAGATGATCAATGATGGCGCTGGAATCGATCAGCACCTCGCCGCCATCCAGGATCAGCGAGGGCACGCGGCCCACCGGATTGTAGCCCCGGATGGCATCGCCATCACTCACGGTGGAGAGCGGCAGGCTCTCGAACGGCATGCCATAGACGCTCAGCGTCACGGCGACGCGGCGGACGAAGGGGGACAGGGTGCGGCCGACGAGTTGCATGTGCGATTTACCCTCATATGAGCCATCACTTGGCCGCACCCGGCGCGCGCGGGCAAGCCCCGCCCCAGGGGCGCGGGCGGCGGGGCCGGGCTATTCCACGGCAATTCCGGCCCGGGCGATCAGGGCACGCCAGGCCGGCACCTCCCGCGCCACGCGATTGGCGAGCGCCTCCGGCCCATCCGGCCGCACGATGAAGCCGGCATTGCGCATCCGCTCCCGGGTTTCGGCATCGCCCATCACGGCGCTTACCTGCTGCGCCAGACGCTCGATGATGGGAGCCGGCGTGCCGGCCGGCGCGAAGAGGCTGAGGAAGGTCTCCGTCACGAAATCGGCATTGCCCAATTCGCGCATGGTCGGCACCTCGGGCAGGTCGAACCACCGCTCGGGGCCAGTCAGGGCCAGGGCACGCAGACGCCCCCCCTTGATCTGCGCATGCGAGGACGCGAGCGCCGTGGCGCCGATCTCCGTCGTGCCCGCCAGCAGCGCCTGGACGCAGAGTGCTGCACTGCTGTGGGTCACCTGCACGAAGCTGACGCCGCGCTCGATGGCCAGCCTCTCACCGGCCAGATGCGGCGTGGAGCCGGTGCCCGGATTGGCGAAATGCAGCCCGCCAGGTGTCGCGCGCGTGCGGGCAATCAGCTCATCCAGGCTGCGGATCGGCGAAGCCGCGCCCGCCAGGAACACATCGGGCGAGGCTGCGAGTTCGCTGATCGGCGCGAAATCCCGGATCGGGTCATAGCCCGCATTGCGGGAAAGGCTTGGGTTCACGACGAAGCCGGTGGAGGTGACCAGCAGGGTATAGCCATCCGGTGCGGCGCGCGCGGCGAGCGAGACGCCGATATTGCCGCCGGCGCCGCCGCGATTCTCGATCACGATGGGCTGCCCCAGCGCGGGCGAGAGCCCATGCGCCAGGATGCGCGCCACCACGTCGGTCGGGCCCCCCGGGCCGAAGGGAACGATCAGGCGAATGGGCCGCGCCGGCCAGGCCTGCGCCCATGCCGGTGCCGCCAGAAGTGCCGGCAGCGCGAGCAGGGGCCGGCGCGTGATGCCTCGGTGTGGGATTCCTGTGCCGCGTGATTTCATGCTGCGTCTCCTCCTGCTTTGGCGGAACGCTGCGGCCCGGCGGCAAGGCGCGTCAAGCATGGCGTGGCGGCAGGGCATCCCGCCGGGCATGGCGGGCATTGCCGGCGGCCAGGGTTGCGCGGCACCATGGCCCCACGCCGAATCCTGGAGAACCCGCATGCGCCAGCTTGACCCCGATATTCGCCTCGCCGCGCTGGAGGCCGTCGTGTCACGCCTGCTGGTGGCCGAGGCGCGCCAGACGCCGGACCCGGCGGGCATGCTCGATCAATTCGCCAGCCGGATGCGGCGCGAGGCGGAAAGCCACCCCATGGCCGGCGATGACCCACGGGATCGCATGGCCCTGGCCGGCGCCCTGCTGCAGCTGGTCGCCCTGGCCAAGGAAAAGCTGATCACGGAATAGGCCGCGCGCGGGCGAGCAGCCGCCGCGCCCGCTCCACCACCGGCAGGTCAATCATCGCGCCCTCGAAGGCGACGGCCCCCTGCCCTTCCGCCAGCGCTGCCTCGAAGGCCGCGATCAGCCGTCGCGCGCGCTCCACCTCGGCGGGCGATGGCCCGTATTCCTCGTTGATGATGAGCACCTGCGCCGGATGGATGCAGGCGGTGCAGCCAAAGCCCAGCCGCCGCGAACGCCGCAGGGAGGCACGATAGGCCTCAAGATCCGAGAAATCGGCGAAGGCGCCGATGGAGCCGAGCGGCAGGATGCCCGCCCCGCGCGCGGCGGCCACCGCCATCATGCCGAAGACATAGAGCGCATCGGCCCCCGGCACGGCTTCCAGCTCGGTGCTCAGATCCTCGCTGCCCACACCCAGGGCCGCCATGCGCGGATCGGCGCTGGCGATGGCGGCGAGTGCCGGCAGGGCCTGCGGCGTTTCTACCACGCCGATGAAGCGCGTATGGCCGATGCGCAGGCCAAGGGCCGCTTCGCGCGCAGCCACCACTTCGCTCAGCAGCTTCACATGCTCGGGCCCCATCAGCTTGGGGAGCATGAGGACGGTCACCTCCGGCATCACGCTGGCCGCGATGTCGGGGATGCTCATCTCCAGCGCGCGATTGATCCGCACGCAGACATCGACGCCCGCCTGGCCGACGAGCCTGGCTGCGGCTGGCAGCGCGGCCCGCGCCGCTTGCTTGGCGTCGGGCGGGATGCTGTCCTCCAGGTCGAGGATGATCACATCGGCCCCGCGGGTATGCGCGCGGGCCACGAATTTCTCGGCCGTGGCGGGCACGAAGAGCAGGGAGCGCCAATGCAGCATCACGCAACCCCTTCGAAAGCGGCGCCGCTGGTCAGCATGGCGGTGATCGCCGCCTCGTCATGGCCGAGTTCGCGCAGCACCTCGCGCGTGTGGCGGCCCAGTTGCGGGGCGGGCAGCACCGCCTCGCGCATGCCCCCACTGAAGGTATTGGGCACGCTGGTGCGGCGGATGCGGCCTTCGGTCGGGTGCTCGTCGAAATGCCAGAAGCCGACATCCTGCAAATGCGGGTCCTCCAGCAGGTCATCTATCTCGTTATAGGGGCCGGCCGGCACATCGGCCTCAGCGAAGATGTCCAGCCATTCGGCGGTGGTTTTCGTCGCCAGCGCTTCCACCTGGACGCGGAAGTAGTCGGGCGCATTCTGCGTGCGGGTCAGCGCCGTTCGGAAGCGCGGATCGTCTTTCAGTTCCGGCCGGCCAATCGCATCGAAAAAGGCGAAGGCCTGACCGTTGTTGTTGGGCCGCACCGTGAGGTAGCCATCCAGCGTGGGCAGCGGGCGGTAGTCGGGCGAGAGCAGCCTTGCATCGCCCGAAGGCCCCTCGGGCGGGTCGAAGGTGGCAGCGCCCAGATGCTCGCTCATCACGAAGCTCGCCATATTCTCGAACATCGGCACCTCGATCGCCTCACCCACGCCGGTCTTCTCGCGGCGATAGAGCGCGAAGCCGACGGATTGCGCGGCGATCAGCCCCGTCGTGTGGTCGGTCATCACCATGGGCACGAAGCGCGGCTCCCCGGTCGCGCGGTGGAAGGTGCCGGCGACCCCTGAGAGCGACTGGATGATCGGATCATAGGCCGGGCGGTTGTAGTACCGCCCGCCGCGGCCGAAGGCGACGATGCCGCAATGGATCAGGCGGGGATTGCTGGCGGAAAGCGAGGCGAAATCCAGCCCCGCGCGCTCCAGCCCCTGCGGCCGCACATTGGTGACGAAGACATCGGCGCGGGCGATCAGCGCCTTCATCGCGGCCAGGCCCTCGGGCTGCTTGATGTCGAGGCCGATGCTGCGCTTGTTGCGGTTGAAGTTGATGAACTTCCCGCTCATCGCGGGCGTGCGGCTGCCGGCGGCCAGGAAGCGCAGGATATCCCCGCCCGGCGCTTCCACCTTGATCACCTCCGCCCCCTGATCGGCCAGCGTGCGCGTGGCGATGGGGCCGACCACGACGGTGGTGAGGTCCACCACCTTCACGCCATCGAGAGGTCCGCTCATGCGAAGTCCAGCTCCATCTCGGCGCAGAGTTTTCCATCCTCATCCGCGACCCAGGCACGCATCTGGCCGCCCGCCACCGTGCTGCCGGCGAGCGTGATGCGCGCGCCGACATAGATCGGCCGCGTCAGCCGTGCGGTATAGCCGATGAGGCGCTGCCCCGGCGCATTCGCAACGGCTGCATCCAGCAGCAATTGCATGGTCAGCCCGCCATTCTGCACCAGCGCCGGATAGCCCTCCTCCTGCCGCGCGTAATCCGCGTCGTAGTGGATGCGATGCGCGTTCCAGGTCACGGCGGAATAGCGAAACACCAGCGCGTTGGAGACCTGCGCGGCCTGGCTCCAGGCGGCATCCTCCGGCGCGGGCGTGCCGGGATTGACCGGCGAAGGCGCGCCGGGTGCCACGGCCTCGCGATAGATCGCGTCGAACTCATCCACCGCGATGGTCTGGCCCGCCACCTCATAGCTGTGCCGCATGGTCAGCACGCAGATGGTGCCGGTGCGCGCCTTCTTTGGCTCGATCGCCGCGACCTCGGTGCGCTTTACCAGCGCATCGCCCACGCGAAAGCTGCCCGGCAGGCGCACGCGCCGCCCCGCCCCCATGCGGCGCGGCAGCGGGATCGGCGGCAGCGTGACACCCGGATCGGGGTGGCCGTCCACGCCGATATCGCCCTGGCGCGCGCTCTCCTGCGCGAACAGCGACACCCAGTGCGTCGGCAGGATCGCGCCGCGCGGATAGGCATCCGGGTCGAGGTCCAGCATGGCGGCAATCCGCCGCAGCATGCTGGGCGAGACGTCATCCTCGATGATCCGCGCGCGGCCCAGCCATTCCTGCCGAACCTTCTCGATGGCGACCACGAAATCCATGGGGCTCTGTCCTATTCGGCGACGAGGTTGAGGCGGCGGATCAGCGGCGCCCATTGGTCATGCGCGGCGCGAATGACGCGCTGGAAATCGGCCGGTGTATGTGGCGGCGCCGGATCAGCGCCGACGCGCGCATAGGCACCCTGCACGCGCGGATCGCCCAGCGCATCGTTCAATGCCTCGGAGATGCGGGCAATCGCCTCGGGCGGCGTGCCGGCGCGGGCGGTGAGGCCGAAATAGGAGGAGCCGACAAAGCCCGGCACCGTCTCGGCCATGGTCGGCACACCCGGCCAATTCTCCCGCCGCTCGGCGCTGGTGACGGCGACGGCGCGGATGCTTTGCATGCCGCGCACCGTCTCGCCCTCGGGCAGGCCCAGGCAACGAGCATGCACGCGGCCCGAGAGCAGGTCCGTCATCGCCTGGGTGCTCTGCCGATAGGGCACATGCACCATCTCAAGCCCGAGCCGCGCGCCCAGATCCTCCATGATGAGATGGGTGATGGCGCCGACACCGGCCGAGGCATAGGTGAAGCGGCCGGGATTGGCGCGAATCCAGGCGATCAGCTCCGGGAAGCCCGTGGCGGGGATGGAGTTGTGCACCAGCAGCACATTGCTCGTCGCGCAGAACTGCCCGATGGGCGCGAAATCCCGCTCCCAATCATAGCCCAGCGCGCGATACATCAGCGCATTGATGCCGCTATTCGTGCCCATGGTGGCGACCATCAGCGTGTAGCCATCGGCGGGCGCGCGGGCCAGCGTCTCGGCCGCCAGGTTGCCGGCGCCACCGGGCCGGTTATCGGCCAGGACTATTTGCCCCAGGCGCTGCGTGAGCGCCTCGGCCGTGACGCGGGAGACGATGTCGGTCTGCCCACCGCCGCCATAGGGCACCAGCAGGCGGATGGAGCGCTCCGGCCAGGCGGCACGGGCCAGGCTGGGCATGGCGAGCGCGCCCAGCATTGCAGCGCGGCGTGTTGCGGCGATCATGCGGTCTCTTCCCGATTGTTTTGCCGCATTCTTTCCCTGAACGCGGCATGGGTCAAAGTGCCGCCCCCTGTTCAAGCGGCGCCGCGCATTCCAGGCTGGCGCCAAGCATCCAGGAGGAACACCATGGCACGCCTGCCCTATCTCAACCCCGAGGATCTGGCCGAGGCGGATCGCCCGCTGCTGAAGCGGATGATCACGCTGCATCGCTGCATGGTGAACAGCCCGGGCGCCTCACGCGCCTTCAGCGGGCTGGGCATGTATATCCG from Sediminicoccus sp. KRV36 encodes the following:
- a CDS encoding VOC family protein, which translates into the protein MADIDHIVLGARTLEEGAAFITRLLGVAPQPGGKHEGAGTHNLLLGLGPDCYLEIIAPDPDQPEPAHPRLFDLDDPATRTMLEAEPRLLSWVARTPSMDAVMARLGPRGGTVREMKRGDLAWRFAVPPQRQDMDNLIPPMIEWKGERAGRHLHDSHFRLGALEAEHPEADALRSALEERGLGAALRVKRGPHARLIAHLRGPDGAEHTLTSG
- a CDS encoding glutathione S-transferase N-terminal domain-containing protein; its protein translation is MPAPLRLHTWPTPNGHKVHILLEEIGLPYEVVPVDIRQGAQFRPEFLAITPNHRIPAIEDPDGPDGSPLVLFESAAIMIYLCEKTGSPLLPASGAARHICLQWLMFQMGGVGPMFGQYSHFALYEAQKIEPAIARYGREVQRLHRVLDKRLAESAYLGGADYTIADIATFPWVRDPARRHIDLAHFPHVQRWHDAIAARPAVQRGVAVLAAQQRPGFMTEEERENMFGATQFQAR
- a CDS encoding DUF1194 domain-containing protein, which gives rise to MLRRHLITAALAAPVVFRTQAARATEPVDVELVLAVDVSRSVDNEEQEMQFNGYAAAFRDRRLVEAMARGPVGSIACTLFTWSDWNIQEHLIPWMKLDGPQAAERFAQAIDAAPRRTHLYTSISGAMDFAARLFGQGFEGTRRVVDISGDGINNSGREVGAAREDALNQGIVLNGLAVLDRTPPPPGLGAMQPLDEYYRERVIGGPGAFLMVADGFESFEQAVRRKIIREVAVAPPPGPLVERAFG
- a CDS encoding glutathione S-transferase family protein; translated protein: MQLVGRTLSPFVRRVAVTLSVYGMPFESLPLSTVSDGDAIRGYNPVGRVPSLILDGGEVLIDSSAIIDHLDEVAGAAALTPRAGAERRQVLRTVQLALGATEKSVAAYYEGQRRPEGLTWPEGLANLEAQAAAGYAALEAMLTGDFLCLGRLTQADVTALFGHDFVARVMPGLIEGRFPRLTALSARLNADPRIAATAFKG
- a CDS encoding tripartite tricarboxylate transporter substrate binding protein, which translates into the protein MKSRGTGIPHRGITRRPLLALPALLAAPAWAQAWPARPIRLIVPFGPGGPTDVVARILAHGLSPALGQPIVIENRGGAGGNIGVSLAARAAPDGYTLLVTSTGFVVNPSLSRNAGYDPIRDFAPISELAASPDVFLAGAASPIRSLDELIARTRATPGGLHFANPGTGSTPHLAGERLAIERGVSFVQVTHSSAALCVQALLAGTTEIGATALASSHAQIKGGRLRALALTGPERWFDLPEVPTMRELGNADFVTETFLSLFAPAGTPAPIIERLAQQVSAVMGDAETRERMRNAGFIVRPDGPEALANRVAREVPAWRALIARAGIAVE
- a CDS encoding CoA ester lyase, translated to MLHWRSLLFVPATAEKFVARAHTRGADVIILDLEDSIPPDAKQAARAALPAAARLVGQAGVDVCVRINRALEMSIPDIAASVMPEVTVLMLPKLMGPEHVKLLSEVVAAREAALGLRIGHTRFIGVVETPQALPALAAIASADPRMAALGVGSEDLSTELEAVPGADALYVFGMMAVAAARGAGILPLGSIGAFADFSDLEAYRASLRRSRRLGFGCTACIHPAQVLIINEEYGPSPAEVERARRLIAAFEAALAEGQGAVAFEGAMIDLPVVERARRLLARARPIP
- a CDS encoding CoA transferase, coding for MSGPLDGVKVVDLTTVVVGPIATRTLADQGAEVIKVEAPGGDILRFLAAGSRTPAMSGKFINFNRNKRSIGLDIKQPEGLAAMKALIARADVFVTNVRPQGLERAGLDFASLSASNPRLIHCGIVAFGRGGRYYNRPAYDPIIQSLSGVAGTFHRATGEPRFVPMVMTDHTTGLIAAQSVGFALYRREKTGVGEAIEVPMFENMASFVMSEHLGAATFDPPEGPSGDARLLSPDYRPLPTLDGYLTVRPNNNGQAFAFFDAIGRPELKDDPRFRTALTRTQNAPDYFRVQVEALATKTTAEWLDIFAEADVPAGPYNEIDDLLEDPHLQDVGFWHFDEHPTEGRIRRTSVPNTFSGGMREAVLPAPQLGRHTREVLRELGHDEAAITAMLTSGAAFEGVA
- a CDS encoding MaoC family dehydratase N-terminal domain-containing protein, whose amino-acid sequence is MDFVVAIEKVRQEWLGRARIIEDDVSPSMLRRIAAMLDLDPDAYPRGAILPTHWVSLFAQESARQGDIGVDGHPDPGVTLPPIPLPRRMGAGRRVRLPGSFRVGDALVKRTEVAAIEPKKARTGTICVLTMRHSYEVAGQTIAVDEFDAIYREAVAPGAPSPVNPGTPAPEDAAWSQAAQVSNALVFRYSAVTWNAHRIHYDADYARQEEGYPALVQNGGLTMQLLLDAAVANAPGQRLIGYTARLTRPIYVGARITLAGSTVAGGQMRAWVADEDGKLCAEMELDFA
- a CDS encoding tripartite tricarboxylate transporter substrate binding protein, with product MIAATRRAAMLGALAMPSLARAAWPERSIRLLVPYGGGGQTDIVSRVTAEALTQRLGQIVLADNRPGGAGNLAAETLARAPADGYTLMVATMGTNSGINALMYRALGYDWERDFAPIGQFCATSNVLLVHNSIPATGFPELIAWIRANPGRFTYASAGVGAITHLIMEDLGARLGLEMVHVPYRQSTQAMTDLLSGRVHARCLGLPEGETVRGMQSIRAVAVTSAERRENWPGVPTMAETVPGFVGSSYFGLTARAGTPPEAIARISEALNDALGDPRVQGAYARVGADPAPPHTPADFQRVIRAAHDQWAPLIRRLNLVAE